A genome region from Strigops habroptila isolate Jane chromosome 12, bStrHab1.2.pri, whole genome shotgun sequence includes the following:
- the XKR8 gene encoding XK-related protein 8 gives MAPRFGPLQLALAAAGTASAALDVCADGWVAAGYARGGRPGLAALVLALRAAGSVATQACSWLWLRSDPPALRPAASPALLNALHLLQLGFLFRCLHALKVGWNVCWAAEEEDEEQSRMAFLSHDISMLRLFETFLENTPQLTLLLYVILQTNKAEPSQGLGLCTTFLCVTWSLLDYHQSLRSFLQDKYELSVSSSVVYFLWNLLLICPRILTVTLFALLWPYAVAVHFPLVWLAMFLWVSLQGTDFMESPGPEQLYRAIVAVVLYFSWFNVSQGRTLYRSIIYHGFILVDSTLLALSWLWCRSPSDEHSYLIPVVSAALPCYLLGLALRVTYYKWLHPNLRARREGGFDEVDANRRSSGMELPSPLEPDLVNKRMRWLAQTQFSISWPVGQHSLNGAAAVESAV, from the exons ATGGCGCCGCGGTTCGGGCCGCTGCAGCTGGCGCTGGCGGCCGCGGGGACGGCGTCGGCGGCGCTGGACGTGTGCGCGGACGGGTGGGTGGCGGCGGGGTAcgcgcggggcgggcggcccGGCCTGGCCGCGCTGGTGCTGGCGCTGCGCGCCGCCGGCTCGGTCGCCACCCAGGCCTGCAGCTGGCTGTGGCTGCGCTCCGACCCGCCCGCCCTGCGCCCCGCCGCGTCCCCGGCGCTGCTCAACGCCCTCCACCTCCTTCAGCTCGGCTTCCTCTTCAG GTGCCTCCATGCGCTGAAGGTGGGCTGGAATGTGTGTTGGGCGGCGGAGGAGGAAGACGAGGAGCAGAGCCGTATGGCCTTCCTGTCCCACGACATCAGCATGCTGCGCCTCTTCGAGACCTTCCTGGAGAACACCCCGCAACTCACCCTGCTCCTCTACGTTATCCTGCAGACCAACAAGGCAGAGCCCTCCCAGG GACTGGGGCTCTGCACCACGTTCCTGTGTGTGACCTGGTCTCTACTGGACTATCACCAGTCCCTGCGCTCCTTCTTGCAGGACAAGTACGAGCTGAGCGTGAGCTCCTCCGTCGTCTACTTCTTGTGGAACCTCTTGCTCATCTGTCCCCGCATCCTGACGGTCACCCTCTTTGCCCTGCTCTGGCCCTACGCCGTGGCTGTGCACTTCCCACTCGTGTGGCTGGCCATGTTCCTCTGGGTCAGCCTGCAGGGCACGGACTTCATGGAGTCGCCCGGCCCTGAGCAGCTCTACCGGGCCATCGTGGCCGTGGTCCTCTACTTCAGCTGGTTCAACGTGTCCCAGGGGAGGACGCTGTATCGCAGCATCATCTACCACGGCTTCATCCTGGTGGACAGCACGCTGCTGGCCCTGTCCTGGCTCTGGTGCCGGTCCCCCTCTGACGAGCACTCCTACCTCATCCCGGTGGTCTCTGCCGCCCTGCCCTGCTACCTGCTGGGGCTGGCGCTGAGGGTCACCTACTACAAGTGGCTGCACCCCAACCTGCGGGCACGGCGGGAAGGCGGCTTTGACGAGGTGGATGCCAACAGGCGGAGCAGTGGGATGGAGCTTCCCTCGCCCTTGGAGCCAGACCTCGTGAACAAGCGGATGCGGTGGCTGGCCCAGACCCAGTTCTCCATCTCCTGGCCAGTGGGGCAGCACTCCCTGAATGGGGCTGCTGCTGTCGAGTCTGCTGTCTGA